One window from the genome of Nomascus leucogenys isolate Asia chromosome 12, Asia_NLE_v1, whole genome shotgun sequence encodes:
- the MCL1 gene encoding induced myeloid leukemia cell differentiation protein Mcl-1 isoform X1 → MFGLRRNAVIGLNLYCGGAGLGAGSGGATPPGGRLLATEKEASARREIGGGEAGAVIGGSAGASPPSVLTPDSRRVARPPPIGAEVSDVTATPARLLFFAPTRRAAPLEEMEAPAADAIMSPEEELDGYEPEPLGKRPAVLPLLELVGESGNNTSTDGSLPSTPPPAEEEEDELYRQSLEIISRYLREQATGAKDTKPMGRSGATSRKALETLRRVGDGVQRNHETAFQGMLRKLDIKNEDDVKSLSRVMVHVFSDGVTNWGRIVTLISFGAFVAKHLKTINQESCIEPLAESITDVLVRTKRDWLVKQRGWDGFVEFFHVEDLEGGIRNVLLAFAGVAGVGAGLAYLIR, encoded by the exons ATGTTTGGCCTCAGAAGAAACGCGGTAATCGGACTCAACCTCTACTGTGGGGGGGCCGGCTTGGGGGCCGGCAGCGGCGGCGCCACCCCTCCGGGAGGGCGGCTTTTGGCTACGGAGAAGGAGGCCTCGGCCCGGCGAGAGATAGGGGGAGGGGAGGCCGGCGCGGTGATTGGCGGAAGCGCCGGCGCAAGCCCCCCGTCAGTCCTCACACCAGACTCCCGGAGGGTCGCGCGGCCGCCGCCCATTGGCGCCGAGGTCTCCGACGTCACTGCGACCCCCGCGAGGCTGCTTTTCTTCGCTCCCACCCGCCGCGCGGCGCCGCTTGAGGAGATGGAAGCCCCGGCCGCCGACGCCATCATGTCGCCCGAAGAGGAGCTGGACGGGTACGAGCCGGAGCCTCTCGGGAAGCGGCCGGCTGTCCTGCCCCTGCTGGAGTTGGTCGGGGAATCTGGTAATAACACCAGTACGGACGGGTCACTACCCTCGACGCCGCCgccagcagaggaggaggaggacgagttGTACCGGCAGTCGCTGGAGATCATCTCTCGGTACCTTCGGGAGCAGGCCACCGGCGCCAAGGACACAAAGCCAATGGGCAGGTCTGGGGCCACCAGCAGGAAGGCGCTGGAGACCTTACGACGGGTTGGGGATGGCGTGCAGCGCAACCATGAGACGGCCTTCCAAG GCATGCTTCGGAAACTGGACATCAAAAACGAAGACGATGTCAAATCGTTGTCTCGAGTGATGGTCCATGTTTTCAGCGACGGCGTAACAAACTGGGGCAGGATTGTGACTCTCATTTCTTTTGGTGCCTTTGTGGCTAAACACTTGAAGACCATAAACCAAGAAAGCTGCATCGAACCATTAGCAGAAAGTATCACAGACGTTCTCGTAAGGACAAAACGGGACTGGCTAGTTAAACAAAGAGGCTGG gaTGGGTTTGTGGAGTTCTTCCATGTAGAGGACCTAGAAGGTGGCATCAGAAATGTGCTGCTGGCTTTTGCAGGTGTTGCTGGAGTAGGAGCTGGTTTGGCATATCTAATAAGATAG
- the MCL1 gene encoding induced myeloid leukemia cell differentiation protein Mcl-1 isoform X2 codes for MFGLRRNAVIGLNLYCGGAGLGAGSGGATPPGGRLLATEKEASARREIGGGEAGAVIGGSAGASPPSVLTPDSRRVARPPPIGAEVSDVTATPARLLFFAPTRRAAPLEEMEAPAADAIMSPEEELDGYEPEPLGKRPAVLPLLELVGESGNNTSTDGSLPSTPPPAEEEEDELYRQSLEIISRYLREQATGAKDTKPMGRSGATSRKALETLRRVGDGVQRNHETAFQGWVCGVLPCRGPRRWHQKCAAGFCRCCWSRSWFGISNKIALL; via the exons ATGTTTGGCCTCAGAAGAAACGCGGTAATCGGACTCAACCTCTACTGTGGGGGGGCCGGCTTGGGGGCCGGCAGCGGCGGCGCCACCCCTCCGGGAGGGCGGCTTTTGGCTACGGAGAAGGAGGCCTCGGCCCGGCGAGAGATAGGGGGAGGGGAGGCCGGCGCGGTGATTGGCGGAAGCGCCGGCGCAAGCCCCCCGTCAGTCCTCACACCAGACTCCCGGAGGGTCGCGCGGCCGCCGCCCATTGGCGCCGAGGTCTCCGACGTCACTGCGACCCCCGCGAGGCTGCTTTTCTTCGCTCCCACCCGCCGCGCGGCGCCGCTTGAGGAGATGGAAGCCCCGGCCGCCGACGCCATCATGTCGCCCGAAGAGGAGCTGGACGGGTACGAGCCGGAGCCTCTCGGGAAGCGGCCGGCTGTCCTGCCCCTGCTGGAGTTGGTCGGGGAATCTGGTAATAACACCAGTACGGACGGGTCACTACCCTCGACGCCGCCgccagcagaggaggaggaggacgagttGTACCGGCAGTCGCTGGAGATCATCTCTCGGTACCTTCGGGAGCAGGCCACCGGCGCCAAGGACACAAAGCCAATGGGCAGGTCTGGGGCCACCAGCAGGAAGGCGCTGGAGACCTTACGACGGGTTGGGGATGGCGTGCAGCGCAACCATGAGACGGCCTTCCAAG gaTGGGTTTGTGGAGTTCTTCCATGTAGAGGACCTAGAAGGTGGCATCAGAAATGTGCTGCTGGCTTTTGCAGGTGTTGCTGGAGTAGGAGCTGGTTTGGCATATCTAATAAGATAGCCTTACTGTAA